A genome region from Populus alba chromosome 3, ASM523922v2, whole genome shotgun sequence includes the following:
- the LOC118049123 gene encoding endoglucanase 25, translated as MYGRDPWGGPLEINAADSATDDDRSRNLNDLDRAALSRPLDETQQSWLLGPAEQKKKKKYVDLGCIIVSRKIFVWTVGSIVAAGLLVGLITLIVKTVPRHHHSHAPADNYTLALHKALMFFNGQRSGKLPKHNNVSWRGSSCLSDGKGKQGSFYKDLVGGYYDAGDAIKFHFPASFSMTMLSWSVIEYSAKYEAAGELNHVKELIKWGADYFLKTFNSSADTIDRIVAQVGSGDTSGGSTTPNDHYCWMRPEDIDYDRPVTECSTCSDLAAEMAAALASASIVFKDNKAYSQKLVHGAKTLFKFARDQRGRYSAGGSEAAIFYNSTSYWDEFIWGGAWLYYATGNNSYLQLATMPGLAKHAGAFWGGPDYGVLSWDNKLAGAQLLLSRLRLFLSPGYPYEEILRTFHNQTSIIMCSYLPIFTKFNRTKGGLIELNHGRPQPLQYVVNAAFLATLFSDYLEAADTPGWYCGPNFYSTDVLRDFAKTQIDYILGKNPRKMSYIVGFGNHYPKHLHHRGASIPKNKIRYNCKGGWKWRDTSKPNPNTLVGAMVAGPDRHDGFHDVRTNYNYTEPTIAGNAGLVAALVALSGDKTTGIDKNTIFSAVPPMFPTPPPPPAPWKP; from the exons ATGTACGGAAGAGATCCATGGGGAGGACCCCTGGAGATAAATGCAGCAGATTCAGCAACAGATGATGACAGGAGCAGGAACTTGAATGACTTAGACAGGGCAGCTCTGTCAAGGCCATTGGACGAGACTCAGCAGAGTTGGTTGCTGGGTCCAGCtgagcaaaagaagaagaagaaatatgtGGATCTGGGCTGTATCATTGTTAGTCGCAAGATCTTTGTGTGGACTGTTGGGAGTATCGTAGCTGCTGGTCTATTGGTTGGTCTTATTACTCTTATTGTTAAAACTGTGCCTCGCCATCATCACTCTCATGCTCCAGCTGATAACTACACTCTTGCTCTGCATAAGGCACTCATGTTCTTCAATGGTCAAAGAt CGGGAAAGCTTCCAAAGCATAATAACGTGTCATGGAGGGGAAGCTCGTGTTTGAGCGATGGGAAAGGTAAACAAGGTAGTTTTTACAAAGATCTGGTGGGTGGATATTATGATGCTGGGGATGCGATAAAGTTCCACTTCCCTGCTTCTTTTTCCATGACAATGTTGAGCTGGAGTGTTATTGAATATAGTGCGAAATATGAAGCTGCTGGGGAGCTTaaccatgtcaaagaacttaTAAAGTGGGGAGCTGACTACTTTCTTAAGACATTTAATAGTTCTGCTGATACCATCGACAGGATAGTTGCACAG GTTGGCTCGGGGGATACTTCTGGTGGGAGTACCACTCCAAACGATCATTATTGCTGGATGCGTCCTGAGGACATTGATTACGACAGACCTGTAACTGAATGCAGCACCTGCTCTGATCTTGCTGCAGAAATGGCTGCTGCCTTAGCTTCTGCATCTATTGTTTTCAAAGATAACAAGGCCTACTCTCAGAAACTTGTTCATGGTGCCAAAACTCTCTTTAAATTTGCAAGGGACCAGCGGGGTAGATACAGTGCAGGTGGTTCAGAAGCCGCCATTTTCTATAATTCAACTAGTTACTGGGATGAATTTATTTGGGGTGGAGCTTGGCTATATTATGCAACTGGAAATAATTCCTATCTTCAGCTTGCTACAATGCCTGGCTTAGCCAAGCATGCTGGTGCATTTTGGGGAGGGCCAGACTATGGTGTGCTTAGCTGGGACAACAAGCTTGCTGGTGCTCAG CTACTTTTGAGCCGCCTAAGATTGTTCTTGAGCCCTGGTTATCCATATGAAGAAATTCTGAGGACATTTCACAACCAGACCAGTATAATCATGTGCTCATATCTGCCAATTTTCACAAAGTTTAATAGAACAAAAG GAGGCTTGATCGAGTTAAACCATGGAAGGCCTCAGCCCCTTCAGTATGTCGTCAATGCTGCCTTCCTAGCAACCCTATTTAGTGATTATCTTGAAGCTGCTGATACACCTGGATGGTATTGTGGACCAAATTTCTACTCTACTGATGTGTTGCGTGATTTCGCCAAGACTCAA ATTGATTACATCCTGGGCAAAAATCCTCGTAAAATGAGCTATATTGTGGGTTTTGGTAATCATTACCCAAAACATCTCCACCATAGAGGTGCATCTATCCCTAAGAACAAGATCAGGTATAACTGTAAAGGAGGATGGAAATGGAGGGACACCTCGAAGCCAAACCCAAATACACTTGTTGGAGCCATGGTTGCTGGCCCTGACAGGCATGATGGTTTCCATGATGTTCGCACCAACTATAATTATACAGAGCCAACGATTGCTGGAAATGCAGGATTAGTTGCAGCACTTGTGGCCTTGTCTGGTGACAAAACTACTGGGATTGACAAGAACACCATATTCTCTGCAGTTCCCCCAATGTTTCCaactcctccaccaccaccagcacctTGGAAACCATGA
- the LOC118049122 gene encoding uncharacterized protein: protein MLARCSRAASSHFFHQLRNNNNSKDAAFKFISHQSYFKAATAAAMAASPILSSQKVFPSNSVVNLDKIFRSKPCSLALAPDSPLRIEEPEYEGIRRLVLKLLLFYSKQSKSIRGANVVYRRIVSQVDRPAIYEVFNLEKTFKMTFSLLVLHMWLCLRRLKQEGKEGVEFGQYIYEIYNHDVELRVSKAGVNLLLTKWMKELEKILYGNIVAYDAAMLPEAKPDELPKVIWRNVFSDDGTTEPDDTASQAIQAMARYVRHEASCLSLTDKEAMFSGNFMFTSLENLSSHARR, encoded by the exons ATGTTAGCAAGATGCAGCAGAGCAGCTTCTTCTCATTTCTTTCATCAACTcagaaacaacaacaacagtaaaGATGCtgcctttaaatttatttcacacCAAAGCTATTTCAAGGCTGCCACAGCGGCAGCAATGGCAGCTTCTCCAATTCTTTCGTCACAGAAGGTTTTTCCCAGCAATTCAGTG GTGAATTTGGATAAAATTTTTCGGTCTAAGCCTTGTTCTTTGGCTTTGGCTCCGGACTCTCCACTCAGAATCGAAGAGCCAGAGTATGAGGGAATTAGGCGTCTTGTGCTCAAGTTATTGCTGTTTTATAGTAAACAAAGTAAGTCTATTCGAGGAGCTAATGTGGTGTACCGACGAATTGTGTCACAAGTAGATAGACCTGCCATTTATGAAG TATTCAACTTGGAGAAGACATTTAAAATGACATTCTCATTGCTTGTGCTCCACATGTGGCTTTGCTTACGTCGATTGAAACAAGAGGGAAAAGAAGGTGTTGAATTCGGGCAATACATATACGAGATTTACAATCATGATGTGGAGTTGAGAGTATCTAAAGCAGGG GTTAACTTGCTTCTGACCAAATGGatgaaagaattggagaaaATATTATATGGAAATATTGTTGCTTATGATGCTGCCATGCTTCCCGAGGCTAAACCGGATGAGCTTCCAAAGGTGATATGGAG GAATGTCTTTTCAGATGATGGTACAACTGAGCCAGATGATACTGCATCACAGGCTATCCAG GCAATGGCCAGGTATGTGCGCCATGAAGCTAGCTGTCTTTCCTTAACTG ACAAAGAAGCAATGTTTTCTGGGAATTTCATGTTCACCTCCTTGGAGAACCTGTCATCTCATGCAAGAAGATAA